The Terriglobia bacterium genomic interval CACACGCCATGCTGAAATCGGGTTTCTACCGCCCCACAGCCATCGCGGTCATGCCGTACGGCGACCGGAACGACGTGGCCTGCAGCCGCAATCTACCCACGGCCCCCATAACGTCTGCGGGCTGCGAGGAAAACGCCGCTCCCACTCTCGTCATCCACGTCAGGTCGCCGCTCAGACGCTGAAGCAGATCGGGATACGCAGTGAGCGCTCTCACACTCGGATCCCAGCCCGGGTTGTATCCTGCGCGGGGAAGACTGCCATAGACGTCACGATACTGATGCACCCACTGATTGGCCTGAACGACATCCAGCGGATGCGCGCAAGCCATAAACACGTCTCGGAGAATGTTGTCCGGATAGAGCGCAACCGGGGACACCAGAATCTCCAGTCCGTTCGCTGAAATCTGCGGCACGGCCTGGGGCAGGCTCTGCGGGTACGACTGCTGATAGTACTGGGGAACCGGCTGCGGCAGCGGAGCGGCGCGCGGCGAAACGACGGTGCTCACCTGCGGCGCGGTCTCAACATAGATCGGACTCATCAGCTTCACGTAGAGCTTGGTCTCGACGGGAAGGATGACATCCGGACCGCGCTTCGGCGTGGCCAGCAGCTGAAACAGAGTGGTCGGAGGAAAGAGCAGCAGGAACGCGTCCCTCTCGCGATGGACCGGCCCCTGAAGGCCGCCGTCGGGCTTCACTTCGCCTTTTTCGCCCTTCTTCTTCCCGACATCGATAACCTTCGCCGACACGCCGTCATAAACGTCCCCCGAAGGCGTGATGATTTCCTGAACTGCGATGTTGAGTTCGGATCGACCGATAAAATGGCCCGCGCGCTGCGACTTCACAATGCGGCCCACGACGTTCGATCCCCTCGGAATCAACACCGGGCCGCGATGGCCGGAAGTCCGGACGTCATCCGCCAGCGAAAGCAAAATAGGATCGTTGTCCTGCACCTTCGCTGTATTTACAGTCTCATTCAAGATCACCGGAAGGACCGTCCCCTCCGGTATCATTAATTCTGGAACATTGCCGGCCAACATGACCGCAAATAACCCCGCAATCAGCATGAAAAACCTCCCTCTTTAAACGATCTATTACCAACTATTACCAACGACGACCGCGGACAGGCGCATAGTAGTAGGCACGTGGATAGCGCGAACTGATGATGGCTGCGGACGCAATTCGTCCGACAGCACCGATGGCCGCAGCGCCAAGGATCACGGAGGGCGGATAGGCCGGCGCTACGACAACCGGCCGAACCGGCTGGGCATATACGATTGCGGGCTGCTGATAAATAACGGTGGGCGCCGGCTGGTAAACGACAGCGGGCGGCTGCTGGTAAACCACATTCGGCAGCGGCGCTCCCTGGTAAACAGGCGCTTGTTGATAAACCGGAGGTTGCGGATAGGCCGTTTGCGGGTAAGGCGGCTGCTGATAAACCGGGGCCGGCTGTTGAACAGGCTGCTGCTGAACCGCTGCAGGAGCCGGAACCGCTTGCACCGGCGGTACTGCATTCAGTAGCCAGACACCCGTGGTCTCGTCATAACACGCCCAACCCTGAGACCGGCCGCCGGCCGTCATGTACTGTTGCGGTGAAGAACACGTGTAGCTCTGAATCTGTCCTGTCGAAGTGGTCACGGATGCTGCATTCACCGTGATGCCATTGATAACAACCTGCTGCGGAATACGGTTTTGCGCTGGAATCTGGGAAAACGCGTTCGAAGTGGAAACAGTGAAAAGCGCGGCCAATCCGGCAGCCAAAAAACTCGCCCTGTTCATACAACCTCCTGGACGTTGGCGTCCTCAGGCTCTATTTAGATCACATTGGAGTATTCTGGTTGAGTTAAAAAATGTTACAGCCGTTTCCCGAAACTGTCCGTCTATCTTCTGAGAGAAAATTGGATGGACCAGAACTTGCTATTTATCCGGAACGATGCCGGCACTCTGAACCATGTCACCGACGCTCTCCAGGCACGTGGGTATTCGGTTGCCACCCGCTCCAATTCTGAATTCTCGTTGGATCCGGCGTTCGCCGCGGACTTCGACCTGATCCTGATCGATCACTCGGAACCTGAAGTCAATGCGCTGGATATTTGCGCCGGATTGCGCCGGCGCGAGGTTGAAGCGCCCGTCATCGTTTTCGCTCCACCGAACCCGGTGCAGCAACGAATTGCCATTTTCAACGCAGGCGCAGACGACTACCTGCTGAAACCCGTCGATCTCGATGAGCTGCAGACTCGCGTTGAACGGCTGCTCGCGCGGGTTGTCCGGATGAGAAAGTCCGACGTCTTCGCCTATGAATTCGGTCCGATCCGCGTCGATTTCCGCGAGGCGGAGCTGGCCAGGAACGGTTCGGTCATCGAGCTCACGGAACGGGAATCGCGGCTGCTTCGATATTTCGTCGAGAACCGCGGCAAGACGATTTCCCGGAACGCCTTGCTGCAGCACGTCTGGGGATATAACAGCGCGCCGCTCACGCGCACGGTGGACGTTCACGTTCTGCGGCTGCGGCACAAAATCGAAAACGACCCCAAACGCCCGCGCTTCATTATCACCGTGCCGGGATTAGGCTATCGCTTCGACGGCTGACACTCCCAGCCGATCACCGTTTCAATCTGCGCGCCTGCTTCCAACAACATGCGTTCCTCCAGCGGCGGCGCAGTCAATTGCACACTGACCGGCAGGCCGTCTTCCGCAAGCGCATGCGGAAGGGTCATGGTTGGAAAATCGCTCAGCGTCCACGGTCCGTTCATGATGGGATCGCCGGTCGTTACGATCCCTCGCGGAGCCCCCGCGCGCGCTGCCGGTGTCATGATCAGGTCGAAGGTTTCGAATAACTGCGCCATCTCCCGCTGATACTTTCGCCGCAAGCGCTTCGCCCGGATGTAGTCCGCGGCGTCGACGAGCATCCCGGTCTCGATGAGGGCTCTCAGCTTCGCCGCGTACGTTCCGGAATGTCCGGCGAACAGATGCTCATGCAGCGAAGCCGTCTCGGTTCGCAGGATCATCCGCAGAATCGATTGCTGAATGTCGAAAATCGCGGGCAGGCCGGCTTCGCCGATAGAAAATCCAGACGCCGCAAGCTTGTTCGCGAGCGCATCCGTCAAGCCCCGCGTTTCGGGCGTTGCATTCTCATAAAAGAATTCACGCACGATGCCGATCCGAAGGGGCCGCGGGCGGTTCGGCTTCCCCATTGTTTCCAGCGGCGACTCCGTCAGGACATCGAGCATCAATTGGAGATCCGCCACCGACCGGGCGAATACTCCGGCATGATCGAGCGACCATGCGAGCGGAAATACATTCGAGAGGCTGATCCGCTGCCGGCCCGGCATGACCGATACAACGCCACAAAATGCAGCCGGCCGGCCCACCGATCCGACGGTCTGCGTTCCGAGCGTCGCACCACACATCCCGGCTGCGACCGCCGCCGCCGATCCGCTGCTGGAACCACCCGGTGTGTGCTCGACGTTCCAGGGATTGCGCGTCGGCCCCGGATCGAGATTCGCGAATTGCGTCGTCACCGTCTTACCGAGAACGATGGCACCGGCCTCTTTCAGTTTTTCGACGGCGCGCGCATCCACGCTGGGAACGAAATCCTTAAAGAGGACGGAACCCATCGTGGTCCTCAAGCCCTTCGTATAAAAGATGTCTTTTATCCCGACCGGCACTCCGTGCAACGGCCCGCGGAATTTCCCGTCGCGCGCTTCGTCTGCGCAGCGCCGCGCTTCCGTGAGAACCGCCTCACGATCGATCGTGACCCAGGCCTGGATCCGCGGCTCGAGCGCGGCGATGCGCGAGAGCAGAGCATGTGCGTAGTCCACGGGAGAGAGTCTGCCGGCACGGATTGCGGATGCCGCCTCCGTTAGTGAGAGATGTTCAAAGTTCATCTTCCGGCTCGATAGGTATGGAGTGCAGTTTCCGGATATCGTCGGCCAGCTGGTCGAGATCTGGCGACAGCTCTTCAGCGCGGTCTTTGCCGAATTTATTCTGGGCAGCTTCTTTTAGATCCATATGGGTATCAAGCAACATTCCCCTCCGTTTTCAAGGAGGGGTGGCCGCGCGATCAAACATGTTAGAACGCGCGGACGGGGTGGTTGACAAAGAACCGCGCAGCGCTCCGATTTGTTGATGGAAGTTACCAA includes:
- a CDS encoding amidase; its protein translation is MNFEHLSLTEAASAIRAGRLSPVDYAHALLSRIAALEPRIQAWVTIDREAVLTEARRCADEARDGKFRGPLHGVPVGIKDIFYTKGLRTTMGSVLFKDFVPSVDARAVEKLKEAGAIVLGKTVTTQFANLDPGPTRNPWNVEHTPGGSSSGSAAAVAAGMCGATLGTQTVGSVGRPAAFCGVVSVMPGRQRISLSNVFPLAWSLDHAGVFARSVADLQLMLDVLTESPLETMGKPNRPRPLRIGIVREFFYENATPETRGLTDALANKLAASGFSIGEAGLPAIFDIQQSILRMILRTETASLHEHLFAGHSGTYAAKLRALIETGMLVDAADYIRAKRLRRKYQREMAQLFETFDLIMTPAARAGAPRGIVTTGDPIMNGPWTLSDFPTMTLPHALAEDGLPVSVQLTAPPLEERMLLEAGAQIETVIGWECQPSKR
- a CDS encoding DUF3300 domain-containing protein, translated to MLIAGLFAVMLAGNVPELMIPEGTVLPVILNETVNTAKVQDNDPILLSLADDVRTSGHRGPVLIPRGSNVVGRIVKSQRAGHFIGRSELNIAVQEIITPSGDVYDGVSAKVIDVGKKKGEKGEVKPDGGLQGPVHRERDAFLLLFPPTTLFQLLATPKRGPDVILPVETKLYVKLMSPIYVETAPQVSTVVSPRAAPLPQPVPQYYQQSYPQSLPQAVPQISANGLEILVSPVALYPDNILRDVFMACAHPLDVVQANQWVHQYRDVYGSLPRAGYNPGWDPSVRALTAYPDLLQRLSGDLTWMTRVGAAFSSQPADVMGAVGRLRLQATSFRSPYGMTAMAVGR
- a CDS encoding response regulator transcription factor encodes the protein MDQNLLFIRNDAGTLNHVTDALQARGYSVATRSNSEFSLDPAFAADFDLILIDHSEPEVNALDICAGLRRREVEAPVIVFAPPNPVQQRIAIFNAGADDYLLKPVDLDELQTRVERLLARVVRMRKSDVFAYEFGPIRVDFREAELARNGSVIELTERESRLLRYFVENRGKTISRNALLQHVWGYNSAPLTRTVDVHVLRLRHKIENDPKRPRFIITVPGLGYRFDG